AGGATTGGGGCGACACGACTGGTCGTCACCCGGCTCGACATGACACGACGCCTGGGCAGTATTCTTGCCGCCGCCGATGCCGGCAAGCTGTCATTATCAGACGTCAGCATAAACCCCGATGTTGCCGAAGGCATCAATCCGATAAATCCGGTCTCACTGGCTCGGCTGATCATGCCGTATACTGATAACCAACCAGCGGGCTATTCGACCATGACAAGCAGAAACCAAACCATGACCGAGGCAACACTATGAGTTCCGCACCAACCCTGGCCCCCCGCCCCGCGTCACGGATAAGCGGACAAAACATGATCGCCATTGCATCGGGCAAGGGCGGTGTCGGTAAAACCTGGTTCGCCATCACCCTGACCCACGCACTGGCGCGTATGAAAATCCACACCCTGCTGTTCGATGGCGACCTGGGCCTGGCTAACCTGGACATTCAGCTGGGATTGATGCCCAAACATGATCTTGGCAGCGTTATCGCGGGCAGATTGACACTCAATCAGGCAGTCCTGACTTATGAAGAGGGAAATTTTGACATTATTGCCGGTCGTTCCGGATCTGGCGGGCTCGCCAATATTCCGGCCAGTCGCCTGCAAATTCTGGGCGATGATTTAAATTTGCTTTCTGCCGCCTATGACAAGGTCATTATTGATCTGGGTGCAGGTGTTGAGCGCACCGTGCGTCAACTGACCCAAAGCGTCGGCACCTGTCTTGTCGTCGCCACCGACGAGCCAACATCACTGACTGACGCATACGCTTTTATCAAGGTCACACATATGGAGCGCCCCGGCGCCGATATCCGCATCGTCATCAACATGGCCAACTCGACCCGCGAAGGCGAACGCACATACAATACCCTGCTTAAGGCTTGTGAGGGTTTCCTGAAAATTTCTCCACCCCTTATTGGTGTTATCCGGCGCGATAACAAGGTACGCGAGTCAATCAAAAGCCAATCATCAATTTTGACCCGCTTCCCCAATACCGAAGCCGCCAGCGATGTTGAACTCATAGCCGAGAAACTCAAAGAATAAGTTTCACATGACCACCATAACACCGCCGACAGCGCCCCAGCCACCACCCAGCACCCCCAGCGCGGCCCCGGTTGTGGTCGTTCAGTCACCACCGGCAGCGTTGACCCGCCTTGCTATTGGCCAGCTTTTGGAAGCCACCGTGATAACCCAGACCGGGAAGGATGTTTTTCAGGTGCAAACGCCCCTGGGCACGCTTTCCCTTCAGTCCGTTATGGCCATGCCAAAAGGCAGCGCGCTGGTCCTGCAATTACAATCCCAGTCACCGTTCTTTCAATTTCAGGTCAACAGCCTGAACGGAAAGCCGCCGCCCCATAGCCTGAATAAAGCTAATTCAGCGCCGTTGGCTTCCGGTACGACGGAACGCCCAACGGCGACAACAGCCAGCCAGGGTCAATCGACCACAGTCCCGAAACTAACGCCTGGCAGTGTCTTGCAAGCGACCGTCATGCGACCGTTGACGCAAGCCCTATCAGCCCCCGCAAATGCAACAACACCCTTAACCGGAGCCGGATCAGCAGCAACAGATGCCATCAAGAGCAGTGTGGCGACACAGGCGGGAACAACGCCGGGATTATCAAAGCAAGCACCCATGCCGGCAGCAGCCGCGGGAAAACATGCCGCCCAGAGCGCAACGCCGTCTCAAACAAACCCGACAACAGCCCCGGCAACCGTAAAGGTTCCTTCCGGAGTTCTGTCCAAGGCAGCTGGCTACCTGCCGCCGGGTTCTCAATTAAGCGTCAAGATCAGCAGCGTCCAATTACCGAACCCGGCTGCGGCCAGCACCACCCCGGCGGCACCCGCAGGGCCGGGAGCAAGCCCGACATTAAGCGCTGGAACCTCTTTAAGCGGGTCGGTCACAGGCAGCACGCCTTCAGGTCATCCCATCGTCCAGACACGGGCCGGAGTCTTCGCACTGACGACACAAACAGTCGTGCCCCGTGGCAGCGTTGTGACGCTTGAAGTGGTTAATGCACCCAGCCCGCCAGTGGTCAAACCGGATGCTGCGACCGTGCTTCACGAATCCCTGTTCACATCGAGAAAATGGCCAGCCCTGGAACAAATGGTTCAAACCCTGAATGAAACCAACCCAATGATCGCCCAACAGCTGGTAAACACCATTTTGCCGCGCCCAGATGCGGGTTTGACCTCTGGCTTGATCTTCTTTCTGACAGCCCTTCGCGGGGGTGACTTGCTCTCATTGATCGGCGAAGCGCCCATGCGTCTGATCGAACGTAGCCGTCCCAACCTTGCCGGTCGCATGA
The DNA window shown above is from Rhodospirillaceae bacterium and carries:
- a CDS encoding MinD/ParA family protein — its product is MSSAPTLAPRPASRISGQNMIAIASGKGGVGKTWFAITLTHALARMKIHTLLFDGDLGLANLDIQLGLMPKHDLGSVIAGRLTLNQAVLTYEEGNFDIIAGRSGSGGLANIPASRLQILGDDLNLLSAAYDKVIIDLGAGVERTVRQLTQSVGTCLVVATDEPTSLTDAYAFIKVTHMERPGADIRIVINMANSTREGERTYNTLLKACEGFLKISPPLIGVIRRDNKVRESIKSQSSILTRFPNTEAASDVELIAEKLKE